The following coding sequences lie in one Mycobacterium gordonae genomic window:
- the trpD gene encoding anthranilate phosphoribosyltransferase — MGDVAGSFEAYSSAAPSWPRVLGRLTDRQHLRRGEAAWAMNQIMTGAAQPAQIAAFAVAMKMKGPTSDEVSELAGVMLDHARPMPEGAIPDDAVDVVGTGGDGVNTVNLSTMASIVVAAAGVPVVKHGNRAASSLSGGADTLEALGVRIDLEPDEVARSLVEVGIGFCFAPQFHPSYRHASVARREIGIPTVFNLLGPLTNPARPRAGLIGCAFADLAEVMAGVFAARRSSVLVVHGDDGLDELTTTTTSTIWRVQAGTVDKLTFDPAGFGFARAELDELRGGDAVANAAEVRAVLAGAPGPVRDAVVLNAAGALVAHAGLSSRAEWLPAWEDGLQRAAAAIDSGAAEHLLARWVRFGQQI, encoded by the coding sequence ATCGGCGACGTGGCTGGGTCCTTTGAGGCTTACTCGTCCGCCGCGCCGTCGTGGCCGCGGGTGCTGGGGCGCTTGACCGACCGGCAGCACTTGCGGCGCGGTGAGGCCGCCTGGGCGATGAACCAGATCATGACCGGCGCCGCGCAGCCGGCCCAGATCGCCGCATTCGCCGTGGCGATGAAGATGAAGGGCCCGACGTCCGACGAAGTCAGCGAACTGGCCGGGGTGATGCTTGACCATGCCCGCCCAATGCCCGAGGGTGCCATCCCCGACGACGCCGTCGACGTCGTCGGCACCGGAGGCGATGGGGTCAACACGGTGAATCTGTCCACGATGGCCTCGATCGTGGTAGCGGCGGCAGGCGTGCCGGTGGTCAAACACGGTAACCGGGCCGCTTCCTCGTTGTCCGGCGGCGCCGACACCCTTGAGGCCCTCGGGGTACGCATCGATCTAGAGCCCGACGAGGTCGCGCGCAGCCTCGTCGAGGTGGGGATCGGCTTTTGCTTCGCGCCCCAGTTCCATCCGTCCTACCGGCACGCATCCGTGGCGCGCCGGGAGATCGGAATACCGACGGTGTTCAATCTCCTTGGACCCCTGACGAATCCGGCCAGGCCGCGGGCCGGGTTGATCGGCTGTGCGTTTGCGGACCTCGCCGAGGTCATGGCCGGCGTGTTTGCTGCACGTCGTTCCAGTGTGCTGGTGGTGCACGGTGACGACGGGCTCGACGAGCTCACTACCACCACTACGAGCACGATCTGGCGGGTGCAGGCCGGCACCGTGGACAAGCTCACGTTCGATCCAGCGGGTTTCGGGTTCGCGCGCGCCGAGCTCGACGAGCTGCGCGGCGGAGATGCTGTGGCCAACGCCGCTGAAGTGCGAGCGGTGCTGGCCGGGGCCCCTGGGCCGGTGCGCGACGCCGTGGTGCTCAACGCCGCGGGTGCACTGGTCGCCCACGCGGGGTTATCCAGCCGCGCTGAATGGTTGCCGGCGTGGGAGGACGGGTTGCAGCGGGCCGCCGCTGCGATCGACAGTGGCGCGGCCGAACACCTGCTCGCGCGATGGGTGCGGTTCGGCCAGCAGATCTGA
- the qcrC gene encoding cytochrome bc1 complex diheme cytochrome c subunit, with translation MKRLGFTRSGGSKSGRSRRRLHRRLSGGLLLLIALTIAGGLAAVLTPTPQVAVADESGSALLRTGKQLFDTSCVSCHGANLQGVPDHGPSLIGVGEAAVYFQVSTGRMPAMRGEAQAPRKEPIFDEAQIDAIGAYVQANGGGPTVVRNPDGSLAMQSLRGSDLGRGGDLFRLNCASCHNFTGKGGALSSGKYAPDLGEANEQQILTAMLTGPQNMPKFADRQLSFESKKDIIAYVRTAAEERSPGGYGLGGFGPAPEGMAMWIIGMVSAIGLALWIGARS, from the coding sequence TTGAAAAGACTGGGGTTCACCCGATCCGGTGGCAGCAAGAGTGGTCGTTCCCGGCGGCGTCTGCACCGCCGGCTGTCCGGCGGACTGTTGCTGCTGATCGCTCTGACCATCGCCGGTGGATTGGCAGCCGTGCTGACTCCGACGCCGCAGGTCGCGGTCGCCGACGAATCCGGCTCGGCGTTGTTGCGGACCGGCAAGCAGCTGTTCGACACGTCATGCGTGTCGTGCCACGGCGCCAACCTGCAGGGTGTGCCCGACCACGGGCCCAGCCTGATCGGCGTCGGCGAGGCCGCCGTCTACTTCCAGGTGTCCACCGGCCGGATGCCCGCCATGCGCGGTGAGGCTCAGGCGCCGCGTAAAGAGCCCATCTTCGACGAGGCGCAGATCGACGCGATCGGCGCTTACGTGCAGGCCAACGGTGGCGGCCCCACCGTGGTGCGCAACCCCGACGGCAGCCTTGCGATGCAGTCGCTGCGCGGCAGCGACCTGGGCCGCGGCGGCGACCTGTTCCGGCTCAACTGCGCCTCGTGCCACAACTTCACCGGTAAGGGCGGCGCGCTGTCGTCTGGCAAATATGCACCCGACCTCGGTGAGGCCAACGAGCAGCAGATCCTCACCGCGATGCTGACCGGTCCGCAGAACATGCCGAAGTTCGCCGACCGTCAGCTCTCCTTCGAATCGAAGAAGGACATCATCGCCTATGTGCGGACCGCCGCCGAGGAACGCTCCCCGGGCGGCTACGGGCTAGGTGGATTCGGGCCCGCGCCCGAGGGCATGGCGATGTGGATCATCGGCATGGTCTCGGCCATCGGGTTGGCATTGTGGATTGGGGCGCGTTCATGA
- the ctaE gene encoding aa3-type cytochrome oxidase subunit III, with protein sequence MTSAVGTSGTAITSRVHSLNRPNMVSVGTIVWLSSELMFFAGLFAFYFTARAQAGGNWPPPPTELNLYQAVPVTLVLIASSFTCQMGVFAAERGDVFGLRRWYVITFLMGLFFICGQAYEYVHLVTHGTTIPSSAYGSVFYLATGFHGLHVTGGLIAFIFLLVRTTMSKFTPAQATASIVVSYYWHFVDIVWIALFAVIYFIR encoded by the coding sequence GTGACGAGTGCTGTAGGGACCTCGGGTACCGCGATTACGTCGCGAGTCCATTCGCTGAACCGCCCCAACATGGTCAGTGTTGGCACCATAGTGTGGCTTTCCAGCGAGCTCATGTTCTTTGCTGGGCTGTTCGCGTTCTACTTCACGGCGCGAGCGCAGGCCGGCGGGAACTGGCCACCGCCGCCGACCGAGCTGAATCTGTACCAGGCCGTGCCGGTGACGCTGGTGTTGATCGCGTCGTCGTTCACCTGCCAGATGGGCGTCTTCGCGGCCGAACGCGGCGACGTCTTCGGTCTGCGGCGCTGGTATGTGATCACCTTCCTGATGGGGCTGTTCTTCATCTGTGGCCAGGCATATGAGTACGTGCATCTGGTGACGCACGGGACGACCATCCCCAGCAGCGCCTACGGCAGCGTGTTCTATCTGGCCACCGGTTTCCACGGCCTGCACGTCACCGGCGGTCTGATCGCGTTCATCTTCCTGCTGGTCCGCACCACGATGAGCAAGTTCACCCCGGCGCAGGCCACCGCCAGCATCGTGGTCTCGTACTACTGGCACTTCGTCGACATCGTGTGGATTGCGCTGTTCGCCGTCATCTATTTCATCCGTTAA